The DNA window AAAAAAACTATCAATTACCAGAACTACCTTACGGTTACAAGGATCTTGAACCCTACATATCTGAAGAACAGCTCAAAATTCACCATACTAAACACCATAAGGCCTATGTGGATGGAGCAAATGCCATACTGAAAAAATTTGACAACCGTGGTTCTGAAGAGTTTGATGTTAAGGCTGTTTCAAAAGAACTTACCTTCCATGTTGGAGGATACGTTTTGCACAAGTTCTTCTGGGAAAACATGGGACCTGCAGATAAGTGCGGAGGGGAACCAACAGGCACAATAGCAGAATACATAAAAAAAGATTTTGGAACCTTTGAAAGATTTAAAAAAGAGTTTTCTCAGGCAGCTACAGGTGTTGAAGGTTCAGGATGGGCAGTGTTAACCCTATGCAGAATGACCAATAGAATATTCATAATGCAAGTAGAAAAACATAATGTAAATATTATTCCGGGATTTAGGATAATGCTTGCTTTAGATGTGTGGGAGCATGCCTACTACTTGGACTACCAAAACAGAAGACCTGACTACGTGGAAGCTTTTTGGAATCTTGTAAATTGGGAAGAAGTAAACAGAAAAATGGATGTTTGGTTGAGTTCACCACTCTAAACTAACATTCCACAGCTTTATTTTTTTTATAAGATGGTAGAAGACAAAAAAAAATAAGATATTCTTTAAAAATAATGAATTAAGGTCTTTTTGTAATTTTGAACCTTCTTTTAGCTGCACCACACGATGGGCAGAACCACATATCAGGAAGATCCTCAAAATCAGTTCCAGGCGCGGTGTTGTTTCTTGATTCTCCCTTTTCTGGATCGTATACATAACCACATATTCCACATCTATATCTTTCCATGAATAAAAACCTCCATAAACAAAGTTACTTAGTCACTAACTGGATCAAAGAATCAAATCTTATGTATTAATATGTATTTTAGATAATAAAAAATTTATCAAAGGATATTAGTCTTACTTTAAATAAGAGCAAAGAATGGAGTTAAATTATGAAAACAGAAAAAGAGATTAGAAGAATGATTGAAATCTTAGAAAAAACTAAAATTCCCTCTGAAGATGATAAAAACAAGGTTAAAATACAAATTGACATTTTGAAATGGGTTTTAGGTGAACCTGTAGAACATTAAACCATAACACATAATTTCTTAAAACTAAAATTTAATTAGTTTTAAATTTGGCTTGTTTTACTAAATCCATTACTTCTTTTTCATTTATTTCAGAATCGATCAAGATAAAAAATAGTTTTCATCCTAGTCACTGACGAAGATACTGGGGCTAATATGTATTTAACTTTAAAATTATTGGTTTCTAATCATTTTTAATATTAATAGTTATGCTATAAACTTTCAATTAAAATTTCAAGTAAACTTTATACTCTTAATAAATTTTTAACAGTATATAAGGATTTTTAACTAGAATAATATTATTACAATAATAAAAATATTTATTAATAAGGGAGTACATATAGTAAGTATGCGAACGGGATGCAATTAAACTAAAACATAATATCATTACACTTTCGCTGAATTTGTAAGTAAATAAAGGCGATAGATGAGAATATGCCATTTTCAAATATTCTATTGTATATCAAAACAATTTTGTTCATAGTTTAAGTTTTGAAAATGAAAAGGCGATTAAAGACGAACTAATCGAAAAAAGAGAAATATGGGAATTTTCAAATCTTAATTTCTTTTTTTTTGAAAGGAGGTAATTGAGTGATAAATTGTCCTGCAGTAATAATTGGTTTCATAATTGCAATAGTGTTAAGCATAATTGGTGGTATGTTCGGATTGTTTGGTTCAGGGTTTGGTGTCTTAATAGCCGGAGCAATTGTTGGTTTTATGGTAAACGGAGATATTCTTAATGGAACGATGCATGGAACACTCATAGGTATTGTGGGTGCATTAATATTGGCACTTTTAGCCATATTATTTGGTCATGTTTCAACAATAATTGCATTGTACGTGGGTGTTGCTACAGTTGGATCTGTTTTACTGTCCATAGTGATGGGGGCCATTGGTGGAGCACTAGGATCTCTTTTGAGTAGGTGGATTTAAATGTATTATGTTCTCATGGAGTCAGGTTAAAATGAAATTGAAGACGAGAGCTGTTATGGAAAGAAGTAGTTGATGAATTCGATGATCAAGTAGGAATAGTCGAGGATGTTGAATGGAGTGCAATAAAAAACTTCACAAATTTTGAACTTATCTGTTGCTTACAATTTAATTATTTTTAATTAAACCACCACATATCATAATATTATTGAAATTACCTTAATAATAAAACCTGAAGAGACCCATGGTTTTTTTTGAGATTTTTATATCATTAAAATTAAAGCATATATTAGTAATATTTAAAGGTAGATTTGAATAAATTCAATTATGAATTTAATTTTCTTGTTTATTTATAATTTTGAGGGGAGGAACTGAATGATCTGGAATGAAAAGGCTGAATGTATGTCTGAAGATGATTTAAAGGAACTGCAACTTCAGAGATTACAAGCAGTAGTTAAGATGGCCTATGAAAAGGTACCCTACTACAATAAACGTTTTACCGACTTAAAAATTGAACCTGAAGATATTGAAACTTTAGAAGATATTGAAAAGCTTCCTTTTACAAGTAAAACAGACCTTCGGGATGCTTATCCATTTGGAATGTTTGCAGTTGATACAGAGGACATAGTCGAAGTACACACAACATCCGGTACAACAGGCAAACCCACTGTATCGGGATACACAGAAGCAGATCTAGATTTATGGGGTGAAGTGATGGCCAGAGCCCTTACAATGACTGGTGTGAAGAAGAATGATAAGGTTCAAAACAGTTATGGTTATGGGCTTTTCACAGGAGGTATGGGAGTTCACTACGGTGGTCAAAAGATAGGTGCAACAGTCATACCAATCTCTGCTGGAAACACCACCCGGCAGCTTGAAATAATGCAAGACTTTGGAACAACAGTTTTAACATGTACTCCATCCTACGGGCTGTACCTTGCTGAGGTGGCTGAAAAAGAAGGAATAGATCCAAGTAAGCTCAAGCTTAAAGCAGGTTGTTTTGGAGCAGAAATGTGGACTGAAGAGATGAGGAATAAATTGGAAGAGAGATTGAATATTTCTGCCCAAAATATCTATGGGTTAACAGAAGTAATCGGACCCGGAGTTGCAATGGAGTGTCCTGAAAAGAATGGTCTGCACATATTTGAGGATCATTTTTACCCAGAAATAATCAATCCAAAAACACTTAACCAGTTACCTGAAGGAGAAACAGGAGAACTAGTATTAACCACTCTAACAAGGGAAGGCATGCCTGTTATAAGGTTTAGAACTAAAGATATAACTGCTCTTCGAAGGGGTGTTTGTGAATGTGGTCGAACACAAGTTAAAATGGATAGGATCACTGGTAGAAGTGATGATATGCTTAAAGTTAGAGGAGTAATTGTTTTCCCATCCCAGATAGAAAAAGCACTTCTGAAGATCGAGGGATTAGAACCACAGTACCAAATCATAGTTACCAGACCAAAGCATCTGGATGAACTTGAAGTACAAGTTGAAACATCACCTGCACTCTTTTCAGATGAAGTAAAGCACATAGAAGAAGTTAAGAAGGATATAGAAAACAGAATTCACAGTGAAATTGGTTTAAGAGTCAATATTTCACTAGTGGAACCGCAAAGTCTCCCTAGAAGTGAAGGAAAGGCTGTTAGGGTAGTTGATAAAAGAAATATCTAAATTTATACGTGATTTGTATGGATACAATTAAGTTGGATCCTTGCAAACCATGTTAGGATTTCAAAAAGGAGGTATTTTCTATGAAGTTGAAACAGATATCAGTATTTCTTGAAAATCGTAAGGGCAGATTATGGAAGGCATTAAACATTCTTTCCAATGCAAAAATAAATATCAGAGCTCTTTCAATTGCAGACACATCTGAATTTGGAATTTTGAGGATGATTGTTTCTGATACCGAACTTGCAAAACAGATCCTAGAAGAATCTAATTTCGTAGTAAAGGTAAATGAGGTCATTGCAGTTGGTGTTTCTGATAATCCTGGAGGACTTGAGGGTGTTCTTGAAATTTTTAACGAGATGGATGTAAATGTGGAGTACATATATGCATTTGTTGAGAAAAATGGAGAAAAGGCTGTCGTAGTTATTCGAACAGAGGATATCGATGCGGGGGTAAATGCTCTTAAAAATGGAGGTATAACAATACTTTCAGAAGAAGAGATTAAAAGCATCTAAAAAAAAATTAATTGTGGGATGAGGGGATTTTAAGGAATTAATAGTTGGATTTCACCTTAGATTCTCCAATTCAATTTTACACTCATACCATGTCAAGATATTTGGATTTGATTGATTCAAATTCTTCAGGAGTTATCGCTCCAATATCCAATAATTCTTTTGCTTTTTTAATTTTATCCATTGGATCATCAATTTCAGCAGATTTTAAATCTTCTTTATTGTTCTCATGTGCCTTGGGATACTCAACAGATTTTTCAACTGGAGGAATATCAAATTTCTCACCACAGACAACACAGAACTTAGCAGTTTTAAGATTTTTAGCTCCGCAGGACTTACAAGTTTTCTTGCTATCCCTTTGATTGATTAAACTTTGATCTGGAATTGATGATGGCAAACCCTGAGTTTTAATGTGATTTATTTCAGATTTTTCTTTTTCATCAACTTCACTGGACTTGGTATCCGCATCAGGTACAGTTTCCTGGTTTTGTATATCACTCTGAATGTTTTCAACTTCTAACTCAGATTCAACAGATGGTTCGTTATCGATACAGTTTTCATCTTCGGTCTTTTCATCTTCAACTAAATTTTGGGGTTTTTCTTCTTCTTTAGTTTTTGTTGATTCTTGGGTTGTTAAATTGTTCCCACATTTGATGCAGAACTTGGCTGTTTTTGGGTTTATTGTTCCACATGTACTGCATGTGATACTGACGTTCGTTTCAAGTTTTTTTCCGCACTTTACACAGAATATTGATTTTTCAGGATTCTTAAATTTGCAGTGTGGGCATGTTTTGTACTTCCCAGTTTTTTCATCCTGTTGTATTTCACTTAACCCTTTACGTTTTCTCTCAAGTCTTCTTTTAATTTCCTCGTTAGAAACCAATGATAAAACCCCCATCTATTAAAATTATAATGCCATCATTAAATATTATTAAAGATTAACAAGATCTCTTGCCATGAAACTGGTCTAGTGTTCCCCACTTGCCATGTTCCACACCATGTTTAACAAATTCAACAGCATCCTCCACAGATCTCTTCAAACTATTATTTTTTAATAGTCCCACTGTCACTGCGGCAGAGAATGAACAGCCTGTTCCATGAACTTCAACATCTCCAATCAATTCGTTTTCAATCACCTTCAATGTTCCATCAAAAACTACGTTAGAACCATTTAGATTACCGCCGGTTATAACCACGTCACATATTTTTCCAATTTTAACAGCAGCTTCAACTGCGTCATCAATGGATTCGATTTTCTGGCCCGATAAAAGTTCTGCTTCATATATATTTGGTGTTGTGAGGGTTGCATTTGGAAGGAGATACTTCTTAAGTTCCTTTGTATATCCATCAACAGAAAGTTCAGCACCACATCCTGCAACAATGACAGGATCTACAACCACTTTGAGGTTGTGTTCTTTTGTTTTGGCCCCAACAAGTTTTAGATTTTCTTTGTTGTAAAGCATGCCAGTTTTACAGTATTTTATGGGATAAACATTAAGAAGAGTTTCTAACTGTTTTTCTATGAATTCTGTTGAAACTGGTTCTATGGCCTCTACTCTTTCAGGATTTTGAGCAGTTAAAACTGTTACAACTCCAGTTCCATAAATTCCCATGGCCTGAAATGTTTTAACATCGTTCAGAATTCCTGCTCCCCCTGAAGGATCATAACCTGCAATCGAGAGGGCAATCATGGATTTATTTCTCTCCTTTCAATTTGTAAACGTTCCTTCCCATGTATTGGAACTACCACTAGACCTTCCTTGCTTAAAAATTTCTGGGCTTCGGTTCCTGATCCATGTAGCATTATCTCCCCCAGGTCTTCTGCAGTATTAACGTCTAAAGCCATGTAAAATGAATCATAAACCTTCACCATCAAGTTTTTCGATTCTGCTATTTTAATATGTTCAAAGAAGCTACAATCACCAAAGAGCATTTCCATCCCATTAACCGGACATAACATGGCATTTGTTCCACCTCCCTTAGCAGGTGCAATAACCATGTCATTTTTTTCGCCCAACTTTAACATTTCAGCTACATATTCTGGTCTGATTAATGGAACATCTGAAGGAATTATCAAAACTTGATCTGCTTGGGATGAGCACCATTTAATGGCCTGTTTCAATGCCCCGTTTAAATCAGTTGAACCTTCTTCCTTGATTGGAATGACTTCAAGGTTTTTCACATAGTTTAAAACGTCTTCATCCGAACTTATAACAACAATATTCTCTACAAGATTTCTCAACGCATTTGTAACATCCTTTAACATTGATTTTAAAAGATTTTCGCGTTGTAATGGAGTTAATGTTGGTGATAAACGTGTTTTAGCATGTGTGAATCTCGAAACTGGGATGATGGCAAATGTTTTCTTCATAGAACAAAACCTCTTTAATTAAATTATTGGAAAAGACCTGTTACAAAAAAAATTGAATGGAGATTTAACCCATTCCAATCATGGATTTAAACCAGTGATAAACTCCTTTTAACGTTCCATCTGAGCTTTGTGTGCTGTTTTGATTAATATTTTTTATATTGTCAACTTTCACATTGAATTGGGATGCTAAATTTGATTTAGAGTTAGTTACCATCTGTTTGAGTGTGGTGTAAGTAATTTTCTGGGTATTTACCAGTGCCACAGGTTCGCCACTGTAAATATTGAAGTTAACACCTGCTGTTAGTATCCATAGCTCCAGCTGAGCATTGGTTGCATTATTTAGATCGTGGATGTTAGAACCATCAATAACCTGTTTTATTGCATTTGAGGCTGTTCCATTGGCTTTTAATTTTGAACCTACGACGGCTTGAGTGGATGGGTCAAGGCAGTATGCATAAATCGTTTCAGATGAATTGGTTGAAACAGTTTTGTTTTCAGCAACAACAAGATCTTGTGATGAATTAGCAGTTAAAACATCACCTACCTGTACCTTAACAGGGTCTCTTCCATTGTTCACAACCACAACTT is part of the Methanobacterium lacus genome and encodes:
- a CDS encoding superoxide dismutase, which gives rise to MVQKNYQLPELPYGYKDLEPYISEEQLKIHHTKHHKAYVDGANAILKKFDNRGSEEFDVKAVSKELTFHVGGYVLHKFFWENMGPADKCGGEPTGTIAEYIKKDFGTFERFKKEFSQAATGVEGSGWAVLTLCRMTNRIFIMQVEKHNVNIIPGFRIMLALDVWEHAYYLDYQNRRPDYVEAFWNLVNWEEVNRKMDVWLSSPL
- a CDS encoding rubredoxin, with the protein product MERYRCGICGYVYDPEKGESRNNTAPGTDFEDLPDMWFCPSCGAAKRRFKITKRP
- a CDS encoding DUF5518 domain-containing protein, translating into MINCPAVIIGFIIAIVLSIIGGMFGLFGSGFGVLIAGAIVGFMVNGDILNGTMHGTLIGIVGALILALLAILFGHVSTIIALYVGVATVGSVLLSIVMGAIGGALGSLLSRWI
- a CDS encoding phenylacetate--CoA ligase family protein; its protein translation is MIWNEKAECMSEDDLKELQLQRLQAVVKMAYEKVPYYNKRFTDLKIEPEDIETLEDIEKLPFTSKTDLRDAYPFGMFAVDTEDIVEVHTTSGTTGKPTVSGYTEADLDLWGEVMARALTMTGVKKNDKVQNSYGYGLFTGGMGVHYGGQKIGATVIPISAGNTTRQLEIMQDFGTTVLTCTPSYGLYLAEVAEKEGIDPSKLKLKAGCFGAEMWTEEMRNKLEERLNISAQNIYGLTEVIGPGVAMECPEKNGLHIFEDHFYPEIINPKTLNQLPEGETGELVLTTLTREGMPVIRFRTKDITALRRGVCECGRTQVKMDRITGRSDDMLKVRGVIVFPSQIEKALLKIEGLEPQYQIIVTRPKHLDELEVQVETSPALFSDEVKHIEEVKKDIENRIHSEIGLRVNISLVEPQSLPRSEGKAVRVVDKRNI
- a CDS encoding ACT domain-containing protein, whose protein sequence is MKLKQISVFLENRKGRLWKALNILSNAKINIRALSIADTSEFGILRMIVSDTELAKQILEESNFVVKVNEVIAVGVSDNPGGLEGVLEIFNEMDVNVEYIYAFVEKNGEKAVVVIRTEDIDAGVNALKNGGITILSEEEIKSI
- a CDS encoding double zinc ribbon domain-containing protein, translating into MVSNEEIKRRLERKRKGLSEIQQDEKTGKYKTCPHCKFKNPEKSIFCVKCGKKLETNVSITCSTCGTINPKTAKFCIKCGNNLTTQESTKTKEEEKPQNLVEDEKTEDENCIDNEPSVESELEVENIQSDIQNQETVPDADTKSSEVDEKEKSEINHIKTQGLPSSIPDQSLINQRDSKKTCKSCGAKNLKTAKFCVVCGEKFDIPPVEKSVEYPKAHENNKEDLKSAEIDDPMDKIKKAKELLDIGAITPEEFESIKSKYLDMV
- the thiD gene encoding bifunctional hydroxymethylpyrimidine kinase/phosphomethylpyrimidine kinase; the protein is MIALSIAGYDPSGGAGILNDVKTFQAMGIYGTGVVTVLTAQNPERVEAIEPVSTEFIEKQLETLLNVYPIKYCKTGMLYNKENLKLVGAKTKEHNLKVVVDPVIVAGCGAELSVDGYTKELKKYLLPNATLTTPNIYEAELLSGQKIESIDDAVEAAVKIGKICDVVITGGNLNGSNVVFDGTLKVIENELIGDVEVHGTGCSFSAAVTVGLLKNNSLKRSVEDAVEFVKHGVEHGKWGTLDQFHGKRSC
- the cofC gene encoding 2-phospho-L-lactate guanylyltransferase, with product MKKTFAIIPVSRFTHAKTRLSPTLTPLQRENLLKSMLKDVTNALRNLVENIVVISSDEDVLNYVKNLEVIPIKEEGSTDLNGALKQAIKWCSSQADQVLIIPSDVPLIRPEYVAEMLKLGEKNDMVIAPAKGGGTNAMLCPVNGMEMLFGDCSFFEHIKIAESKNLMVKVYDSFYMALDVNTAEDLGEIMLHGSGTEAQKFLSKEGLVVVPIHGKERLQIERREINP